CATACGCATTGGCCCGCTTGGTACCTCCCATATCGGGAGCAGCGATCACCACATTGTCCAGATTTAATTCCTTGATATAGGGTACAAAGATGGAGGAGGCATACAGATGATCTACCGGTATGTCGAAGAATCCCTGGATTTGATCGGCATGGAGATCCAGGGTCATGACCCGGTCAACGCCCGCAGCAGACAGTAAGTTGGCCACCAGCTTGGCTCCAATGGATACTCTGGGTTTGTCCTTGCGGTCCTGCCGGGCAAATCCAAAATAGGGTATGACAGCTACTACTTTATAGGCGGAAGCTCTGTGGGCCGCATCAATCATATGTAACAACTCCATCAGATTTCTTGATGGGGCAAAAGTGGACTGAATGATAAATACATAGGCCCCCCTTACTGTCTCTTCATAAGAGGTCTGAAATTCTCCGTCACTGAATTCAATCAGTGAAGATTTCCCAAGTTCCACTCCATAATCGGCGGCAATTTTTTCCGCAAAGTATCTGGAGGCGGTACCGGTAAATATTTTTATTGGCGGCCTGATTTGATCCCTTTCCATTGGATTAACTGTTTTAAATGTTTGCCGGTGCAAAAATAAAAATATCTTTTATTTGATGTTTTATTTGGCCAAAAAACTGCTCAACAATAATTCAGTAATTCTTCTATATAATTTAAAATTTCCTCTCTTCCCTGCTTTTTAACTGCGGAGGAGTTGATTACCATGGGCAGAAATTCCCATTTTTTCAGCATTTCCTGCCGGTATTGGGCCATATTCTTTGATAATTCAGAGCTTGATATTTTATCCATTTTTGTAAAAACCATAGTGAAGGGTATTTCATTTATTCCCAGCCATTCCATAAAATTGAGATCAGATGACTGGGGTTTTATCTTTGCGTCCAGCAGAACAAAAAGGTTGATCAGGTTAGGGGCATACAGGATATAATCTTTAATAAACCGGAGCATCTCCTTTCTTTCTTTTTTTGAGGTCTGTGCGTAACCATATCCGGGCAGATCAACCATATACCAACTGTCATTGATTATGTAATGATTGATGGTTCTTGTCTTTCCGGGCTTCTGGGAAATGTGGGCAAGTTGTTTTTTTTCCAGGAGCATGTTGATCAGTGACGATTTGCCTACATTAGAACGACCCACGAATGCAAATTCCGGGAGGTTTCCTCCCGGAAGCTGGCTAATCTGTGTGGAGCTCTTTACAAACTCTGCCTTTGTGATTTTCACGTGTTTATTATTTTTTTGAAAAATGGTACCTTTGCAGGGATTGTTTTTACTGT
This region of Bacteroidales bacterium genomic DNA includes:
- a CDS encoding ribose-phosphate pyrophosphokinase, coding for MERDQIRPPIKIFTGTASRYFAEKIAADYGVELGKSSLIEFSDGEFQTSYEETVRGAYVFIIQSTFAPSRNLMELLHMIDAAHRASAYKVVAVIPYFGFARQDRKDKPRVSIGAKLVANLLSAAGVDRVMTLDLHADQIQGFFDIPVDHLYASSIFVPYIKELNLDNVVIAAPDMGGTKRANAYASYFHTPLVICHKSREKANVINEIKVIGEVEGKNIIILDDMIDTAGTMTKAADKMMKMGAKSVRALASHPVLSGPAYEKIDQSMISEVVVTDSLPIKPISDKIKVLSIAGVFTDVIKKVYNYQSISNNFIF
- a CDS encoding YihA family ribosome biogenesis GTP-binding protein produces the protein MKITKAEFVKSSTQISQLPGGNLPEFAFVGRSNVGKSSLINMLLEKKQLAHISQKPGKTRTINHYIINDSWYMVDLPGYGYAQTSKKERKEMLRFIKDYILYAPNLINLFVLLDAKIKPQSSDLNFMEWLGINEIPFTMVFTKMDKISSSELSKNMAQYRQEMLKKWEFLPMVINSSAVKKQGREEILNYIEELLNYC